Proteins co-encoded in one Megalops cyprinoides isolate fMegCyp1 chromosome 1, fMegCyp1.pri, whole genome shotgun sequence genomic window:
- the LOC118780441 gene encoding monocyte to macrophage differentiation factor 2-like isoform X1 → MQTEGERSTLAVPSAVGSRSLLPSTPYQLATARLFMNNRVPPNKRYQPTEYEHAANCATHALWIIPSIIGSSLLHFLSDDQWETISAWIYGFGLSGLFIVSTVFHTISWKKSHLRTVEHCFHMCDRMVIYFFIAASYAPWLNLRELGPWACHMRWIIWIMASVGTAYVFFFHERYKIVELICYTVMGVFPALVILSMADRDGLFELIVGGMFYCLGMLFFKSDGLIPFAHAIWHLFVAIGAGIHYYAIWRYLYTTGTSEMKTSR, encoded by the exons ATGCAGACGGAGGGGGAGCGTTCTACACTTGCTGTCCCCTCTGCTGTCGGGAGCCGGTCTTTACTGCCATCCACTCCATACCAGCTTGCCACAGCACGCCT atttatGAATAACAGAGTTCCACCCAACAAAAGATATCAACCAACAGAGTACGAACATGCAGCCAACTGCGCCACACATGCG CTCTGGATAATACCCAGCATCATCGGCAGCTCCCTcctgcacttcctgtctgatgACCAATGGGAGACGATCTCCGCCTGGATCTATGGCTTCGGGTTGTCCGGCCTTTTCATCGTGTCTACGGTGTTCCATACAATCTCCTGGAAAAAGAGTCATCTCCG GACAGTCGAGCACTGTTTCCACATGTGCGACAGGATGGTGATCTACTTTTTCATTGCAGCCTCCTACGCCCCCTG GCTGAACCTGAGGGAGCTGGGGCCGTGGGCCTGCCACATGAGGTGGATCATCTGGATCATGGCGAGCGTGGGCACTGCGTACGTGTTCTTCTTCCACGAGAG GTACAAGATTGTTGAGCTTATATGCTACACAGTCATGGGTGTCTTTCCTGCATTAGTGATCCTCTCAATG GCGGACAGAGATGGCCTATTTGAGCTGATTGTGGGTGGCATGTTCTACTGCCTGGGCATGTTGTTCTTCAAGAGCGACGGCCTCATCCCGTTTGCCCATGCCATCTGGCACCTCTTTGTGGCCATAGGAGCCGGCATCCATTACTATGCTATCTGGAGGTATCTCTACACAACGGGGACCAGTGAGATGAAGACGTCCAGATGA
- the LOC118780441 gene encoding monocyte to macrophage differentiation factor 2-like isoform X3, translating into MNLVRFMNNRVPPNKRYQPTEYEHAANCATHALWIIPSIIGSSLLHFLSDDQWETISAWIYGFGLSGLFIVSTVFHTISWKKSHLRTVEHCFHMCDRMVIYFFIAASYAPWLNLRELGPWACHMRWIIWIMASVGTAYVFFFHERYKIVELICYTVMGVFPALVILSMADRDGLFELIVGGMFYCLGMLFFKSDGLIPFAHAIWHLFVAIGAGIHYYAIWRYLYTTGTSEMKTSR; encoded by the exons atttatGAATAACAGAGTTCCACCCAACAAAAGATATCAACCAACAGAGTACGAACATGCAGCCAACTGCGCCACACATGCG CTCTGGATAATACCCAGCATCATCGGCAGCTCCCTcctgcacttcctgtctgatgACCAATGGGAGACGATCTCCGCCTGGATCTATGGCTTCGGGTTGTCCGGCCTTTTCATCGTGTCTACGGTGTTCCATACAATCTCCTGGAAAAAGAGTCATCTCCG GACAGTCGAGCACTGTTTCCACATGTGCGACAGGATGGTGATCTACTTTTTCATTGCAGCCTCCTACGCCCCCTG GCTGAACCTGAGGGAGCTGGGGCCGTGGGCCTGCCACATGAGGTGGATCATCTGGATCATGGCGAGCGTGGGCACTGCGTACGTGTTCTTCTTCCACGAGAG GTACAAGATTGTTGAGCTTATATGCTACACAGTCATGGGTGTCTTTCCTGCATTAGTGATCCTCTCAATG GCGGACAGAGATGGCCTATTTGAGCTGATTGTGGGTGGCATGTTCTACTGCCTGGGCATGTTGTTCTTCAAGAGCGACGGCCTCATCCCGTTTGCCCATGCCATCTGGCACCTCTTTGTGGCCATAGGAGCCGGCATCCATTACTATGCTATCTGGAGGTATCTCTACACAACGGGGACCAGTGAGATGAAGACGTCCAGATGA
- the LOC118780441 gene encoding monocyte to macrophage differentiation factor 2-like isoform X2, with amino-acid sequence MFKCLQVYNMDFKKTKYGRFMNNRVPPNKRYQPTEYEHAANCATHALWIIPSIIGSSLLHFLSDDQWETISAWIYGFGLSGLFIVSTVFHTISWKKSHLRTVEHCFHMCDRMVIYFFIAASYAPWLNLRELGPWACHMRWIIWIMASVGTAYVFFFHERYKIVELICYTVMGVFPALVILSMADRDGLFELIVGGMFYCLGMLFFKSDGLIPFAHAIWHLFVAIGAGIHYYAIWRYLYTTGTSEMKTSR; translated from the exons atttatGAATAACAGAGTTCCACCCAACAAAAGATATCAACCAACAGAGTACGAACATGCAGCCAACTGCGCCACACATGCG CTCTGGATAATACCCAGCATCATCGGCAGCTCCCTcctgcacttcctgtctgatgACCAATGGGAGACGATCTCCGCCTGGATCTATGGCTTCGGGTTGTCCGGCCTTTTCATCGTGTCTACGGTGTTCCATACAATCTCCTGGAAAAAGAGTCATCTCCG GACAGTCGAGCACTGTTTCCACATGTGCGACAGGATGGTGATCTACTTTTTCATTGCAGCCTCCTACGCCCCCTG GCTGAACCTGAGGGAGCTGGGGCCGTGGGCCTGCCACATGAGGTGGATCATCTGGATCATGGCGAGCGTGGGCACTGCGTACGTGTTCTTCTTCCACGAGAG GTACAAGATTGTTGAGCTTATATGCTACACAGTCATGGGTGTCTTTCCTGCATTAGTGATCCTCTCAATG GCGGACAGAGATGGCCTATTTGAGCTGATTGTGGGTGGCATGTTCTACTGCCTGGGCATGTTGTTCTTCAAGAGCGACGGCCTCATCCCGTTTGCCCATGCCATCTGGCACCTCTTTGTGGCCATAGGAGCCGGCATCCATTACTATGCTATCTGGAGGTATCTCTACACAACGGGGACCAGTGAGATGAAGACGTCCAGATGA
- the LOC118780441 gene encoding monocyte to macrophage differentiation factor 2-like isoform X4: protein MNNRVPPNKRYQPTEYEHAANCATHALWIIPSIIGSSLLHFLSDDQWETISAWIYGFGLSGLFIVSTVFHTISWKKSHLRTVEHCFHMCDRMVIYFFIAASYAPWLNLRELGPWACHMRWIIWIMASVGTAYVFFFHERYKIVELICYTVMGVFPALVILSMADRDGLFELIVGGMFYCLGMLFFKSDGLIPFAHAIWHLFVAIGAGIHYYAIWRYLYTTGTSEMKTSR, encoded by the exons atGAATAACAGAGTTCCACCCAACAAAAGATATCAACCAACAGAGTACGAACATGCAGCCAACTGCGCCACACATGCG CTCTGGATAATACCCAGCATCATCGGCAGCTCCCTcctgcacttcctgtctgatgACCAATGGGAGACGATCTCCGCCTGGATCTATGGCTTCGGGTTGTCCGGCCTTTTCATCGTGTCTACGGTGTTCCATACAATCTCCTGGAAAAAGAGTCATCTCCG GACAGTCGAGCACTGTTTCCACATGTGCGACAGGATGGTGATCTACTTTTTCATTGCAGCCTCCTACGCCCCCTG GCTGAACCTGAGGGAGCTGGGGCCGTGGGCCTGCCACATGAGGTGGATCATCTGGATCATGGCGAGCGTGGGCACTGCGTACGTGTTCTTCTTCCACGAGAG GTACAAGATTGTTGAGCTTATATGCTACACAGTCATGGGTGTCTTTCCTGCATTAGTGATCCTCTCAATG GCGGACAGAGATGGCCTATTTGAGCTGATTGTGGGTGGCATGTTCTACTGCCTGGGCATGTTGTTCTTCAAGAGCGACGGCCTCATCCCGTTTGCCCATGCCATCTGGCACCTCTTTGTGGCCATAGGAGCCGGCATCCATTACTATGCTATCTGGAGGTATCTCTACACAACGGGGACCAGTGAGATGAAGACGTCCAGATGA